One genomic region from Stackebrandtia nassauensis DSM 44728 encodes:
- a CDS encoding NADP-dependent oxidoreductase — protein sequence MKALVAPTYGPLDKLEFAERPVPTPGTGQVLIRTHAAALNPLDIKIITGLVQEVFPVTHPFTPGLDVAGVVESVGPDVTGYAPGDDVAAFTVPLFGALAEYTLATAGPCLARRPGRLDVVQAAALPAAAMTAATMLDLAQPRPGQTVLIVGATGGVGSFAVQLATQAGARVLATARTEDADQIRALGARHAIDYSNQVTASQARAIAPGGVDIAIDLVSANLADTIPAIADGGRLVSLVGEERTGHNTRGITVVRSDMQPMPGRLGELLELADTGSLTVPVSTVYPFAEADRALADLAGKHTRGKLAVRF from the coding sequence GTGAAGGCCCTTGTTGCCCCCACGTACGGTCCGCTCGACAAGCTTGAGTTCGCCGAGCGGCCAGTTCCCACACCGGGAACGGGCCAGGTCCTCATCCGGACCCACGCAGCGGCACTCAACCCACTGGACATAAAGATCATCACCGGCCTGGTACAGGAGGTCTTCCCGGTGACCCATCCGTTCACGCCAGGATTGGACGTGGCGGGAGTGGTGGAGTCGGTGGGACCCGACGTCACTGGCTACGCGCCCGGTGACGACGTCGCCGCGTTCACCGTGCCGCTGTTCGGCGCCCTCGCCGAATACACGCTCGCCACGGCCGGGCCCTGCCTCGCCCGCCGTCCGGGGCGGCTCGACGTGGTCCAGGCGGCGGCCCTGCCCGCGGCCGCGATGACCGCCGCCACCATGCTCGACCTCGCTCAACCCCGCCCCGGCCAAACCGTGCTGATCGTTGGCGCCACCGGCGGTGTCGGGTCGTTCGCCGTCCAACTCGCCACGCAGGCTGGTGCCCGGGTATTGGCCACCGCGCGGACTGAGGACGCGGACCAGATTCGCGCTCTCGGCGCCCGGCACGCCATCGACTACTCCAACCAGGTCACCGCATCGCAGGCCCGGGCGATCGCGCCCGGAGGCGTGGATATCGCCATCGACCTGGTCAGTGCCAACCTGGCCGACACCATCCCCGCGATCGCTGACGGCGGACGCCTCGTCAGCCTCGTCGGCGAAGAGCGCACTGGCCACAACACACGTGGCATCACCGTGGTCCGCAGCGACATGCAACCGATGCCGGGGCGGCTGGGTGAGCTTCTCGAGCTGGCCGACACCGGCAGCCTGACCGTCCCGGTCAGCACCGTCTACCCGTTCGCCGAAGCCGATCGGGCCTTGGCCGATCTGGCCGGTAAACACACCCGCGGCAAACTCGCCGTCCGGTTCTGA
- a CDS encoding aminoglycoside phosphotransferase translates to MLRQGDNSPVGTVSALRALTHNTGNTATGGVWRVTGAQGEAILKIATPNGDNTTAWDHWQREPLAYRDGFIADYCRDTGLSAPRLLASVDRTDGAVELWLEDVSGTPGEQWTIERLGTFATQLGAAQARWRHQPRPQWLSRRFLRHYAGRFDYPTIDWSHPTAQRFWPPDLLDGLRRLWERRWTLFDAAERLPQTVCHLDVWPKNLFARGDESILIDWAFTGEGAIGEDIGNLIPDTVLDGLLDVDSLDEIRETLTTAYTNGFRRAGGDLPEADIHRAIALTAVAKYTWLAPMMLTRLTEGTSPGSHSYDPDSGTEEVMRRRRPIFELLVNWARHTESG, encoded by the coding sequence ATGCTGCGACAAGGCGACAACTCCCCCGTCGGAACGGTCAGCGCCCTCAGGGCGCTGACCCACAACACGGGCAACACCGCCACCGGCGGCGTCTGGCGGGTAACCGGCGCCCAAGGCGAAGCCATCCTCAAGATCGCCACCCCCAACGGGGACAACACGACCGCCTGGGACCACTGGCAACGCGAACCGCTCGCCTACCGCGACGGCTTCATCGCCGACTACTGCCGCGACACCGGACTGTCCGCACCCCGGCTACTGGCGAGTGTCGATCGCACCGACGGCGCCGTCGAACTGTGGCTGGAAGACGTGTCCGGCACCCCCGGTGAACAGTGGACCATCGAACGACTGGGAACCTTCGCCACCCAACTCGGCGCGGCCCAGGCCCGCTGGCGCCACCAACCGCGTCCACAATGGCTCTCCCGCCGATTCTTGCGCCACTACGCGGGTCGCTTCGACTACCCCACGATCGACTGGAGTCACCCCACCGCACAACGATTCTGGCCCCCCGACCTCCTCGACGGCCTGCGCCGCCTGTGGGAGCGGCGATGGACCCTGTTCGACGCCGCCGAACGCCTCCCGCAAACGGTCTGCCATCTGGACGTGTGGCCCAAGAACCTGTTCGCGCGCGGCGACGAGTCCATCCTCATCGACTGGGCCTTCACCGGCGAAGGCGCGATCGGCGAGGACATCGGCAACCTCATCCCCGACACCGTCCTCGACGGCCTGCTGGACGTCGACTCACTGGACGAGATCCGCGAAACCCTCACCACCGCCTACACCAACGGTTTCCGCCGCGCCGGTGGCGACCTGCCCGAAGCCGACATCCACCGCGCCATAGCCCTGACCGCCGTCGCCAAATACACCTGGCTGGCCCCCATGATGCTCACCCGCCTCACCGAAGGCACCTCCCCCGGCTCACACAGCTACGACCCCGACAGCGGCACCGAGGAAGTCATGCGACGCCGCCGCCCCATCTTCGAACTGCTCGTCAACTGGGCCAGGCACACCGAATCCGGCTGA
- a CDS encoding YrdB family protein encodes MRALENANSLLMFLLELGVLAAVGYWGLTLATSLWLRILVAVGGIAVFVTVWALFGAAADATYPAEGIWRAALEIGWFGGGATALALAGRTTLAVIFAVLFIINAALRLYWK; translated from the coding sequence ATGAGAGCCCTCGAGAACGCCAACTCGCTGCTGATGTTCCTGCTCGAACTGGGCGTCCTGGCCGCCGTCGGCTACTGGGGCCTCACCCTGGCCACCTCACTGTGGCTGCGCATCCTCGTCGCCGTCGGCGGCATCGCCGTCTTCGTCACCGTCTGGGCGCTGTTCGGCGCCGCCGCCGACGCCACCTACCCTGCTGAGGGCATCTGGCGCGCGGCACTGGAGATCGGCTGGTTCGGCGGCGGTGCCACGGCACTGGCACTGGCGGGACGCACGACTCTGGCCGTGATCTTCGCGGTTCTCTTCATCATCAACGCCGCGCTGCGGCTGTACTGGAAGTAG
- a CDS encoding DUF1330 domain-containing protein has product MSYYLIGMTNTANPAAMKDYVERVRPMVENHGGQFVLEAAIEQVMEGAFPATNGVVMRFDSAEAAQRWYSSPEYIELKKVRTDNGESILVLARPYNSDE; this is encoded by the coding sequence ATGTCGTACTACCTGATCGGAATGACCAACACCGCCAACCCGGCGGCAATGAAGGACTATGTCGAGCGCGTCCGGCCGATGGTGGAGAACCACGGCGGTCAGTTCGTTCTGGAGGCTGCGATCGAACAGGTTATGGAAGGAGCCTTCCCAGCAACCAACGGCGTGGTCATGCGCTTCGACAGTGCCGAGGCAGCGCAACGCTGGTACAGCTCACCCGAGTACATCGAACTCAAGAAGGTCCGCACCGACAACGGCGAGTCGATACTGGTGTTGGCACGCCCATACAATTCTGACGAATAA
- a CDS encoding NAD-dependent epimerase/dehydratase family protein, which yields MAKHVIAGAGQVGSQLALALAERGHEVILVSRSGSGPETVTRVAADVADADRLAELCEGAVALYNCVNPAYHRWLTDWPPMAAGMLAAAERSGAVYVMLGNLYVYAEPTAPMRETDPLAPTSAKAEVRAQMWRDALAAHEAGRIRATEVRASDYYGPSCKDQSHLGERFMPLLLAGKTVQFAGDPSQPHSWTYVPDVVQALITAAEDERAWGKAWHVPTAPPRTARELAADVCRLEGIPNPGVKAIPGLLLSVGGLFSPMIRELRHVRYQFIRPFVVDSSAFETTFGVAPTDMDEALKATVAAWRES from the coding sequence ATGGCAAAGCACGTCATCGCCGGAGCCGGACAGGTCGGTTCGCAACTGGCGCTCGCACTGGCCGAACGCGGCCACGAAGTCATCCTCGTCAGCCGCTCCGGTTCCGGTCCCGAGACCGTGACGCGGGTGGCCGCCGACGTCGCCGACGCCGACCGGCTCGCCGAGCTGTGCGAAGGCGCCGTCGCGCTCTACAACTGCGTCAACCCCGCCTACCACCGCTGGCTCACCGACTGGCCGCCCATGGCCGCCGGGATGCTGGCCGCCGCCGAACGCAGCGGCGCCGTCTACGTCATGCTCGGCAACCTGTACGTCTACGCCGAGCCCACCGCCCCGATGCGCGAGACCGACCCGCTGGCACCCACCAGCGCCAAGGCCGAAGTGCGGGCACAGATGTGGCGCGACGCCCTCGCCGCCCACGAGGCCGGACGCATCCGGGCCACCGAGGTGCGCGCCAGCGACTACTACGGCCCCAGCTGCAAGGACCAGTCCCACCTTGGCGAGCGCTTCATGCCGCTGCTGCTGGCGGGCAAGACCGTCCAGTTCGCCGGCGACCCCAGCCAGCCGCACAGCTGGACCTACGTCCCCGACGTCGTCCAGGCGCTCATCACCGCCGCCGAGGACGAACGCGCCTGGGGCAAGGCCTGGCACGTGCCCACCGCCCCACCCCGCACGGCCCGCGAACTCGCCGCCGACGTCTGCCGCCTCGAAGGCATCCCCAACCCCGGCGTCAAGGCCATCCCCGGTCTGCTGCTGAGCGTCGGCGGCCTGTTCTCGCCGATGATCCGGGAACTGCGACACGTGCGCTACCAGTTCATCCGCCCCTTCGTCGTCGACTCCTCCGCCTTCGAGACCACCTTCGGCGTCGCACCCACCGATATGGACGAAGCCCTCAAGGCCACCGTCGCGGCCTGGCGCGAGTCCTGA
- a CDS encoding lysophospholipid acyltransferase family protein, translating into MELVYPPVILAAKAMFKTLGLRINVQGAEHIPDRGGAVIACTHHSYLDFIFCGFGAQPAKRLVRFMAKKQVFDHRVSGPLMRGMRHIPVDRSAGKAAYEEAVRQLRRGEVVGVFPEATISRSFTVKELKSGTVRMAAEAGVPILPMAVWGTHRLWTKGRPRNLTKRGIAISIRVGSPFAADEDASLDTSTKQLRGRMQQLLDGIQADYPSKPADGEDPWWVPGHLGGTAPTPEEAAELDNRHREDD; encoded by the coding sequence ATGGAACTCGTCTATCCGCCGGTCATCCTCGCTGCAAAGGCGATGTTCAAAACTCTAGGGCTCAGGATCAATGTGCAGGGAGCTGAGCACATTCCTGACCGAGGTGGTGCGGTCATAGCTTGCACCCATCACAGTTATCTCGACTTCATCTTCTGCGGTTTCGGCGCGCAGCCAGCAAAGCGGCTCGTGCGGTTCATGGCGAAGAAACAGGTGTTCGACCATCGCGTCTCCGGCCCGCTGATGCGCGGCATGCGCCACATTCCGGTCGACCGCAGCGCGGGTAAGGCTGCCTACGAGGAGGCGGTGCGACAGCTGCGGCGAGGTGAGGTCGTCGGGGTGTTCCCCGAAGCCACCATCAGCCGCTCCTTCACGGTGAAAGAGCTGAAGTCGGGCACGGTGCGGATGGCCGCCGAAGCCGGCGTGCCAATTTTGCCCATGGCGGTCTGGGGCACTCACCGACTGTGGACCAAGGGCCGACCCAGGAACCTCACCAAACGGGGCATTGCGATATCGATTCGGGTTGGTTCCCCCTTCGCAGCGGACGAGGACGCCTCGCTCGATACATCGACCAAACAACTGCGCGGCCGTATGCAGCAGTTGTTGGACGGCATCCAAGCCGACTACCCGAGCAAGCCTGCAGACGGTGAGGACCCGTGGTGGGTTCCCGGCCACCTGGGCGGCACCGCTCCCACACCCGAAGAGGCGGCAGAACTCGACAATAGACATCGAGAAGACGACTAG
- a CDS encoding TetR/AcrR family transcriptional regulator, with amino-acid sequence MAAIPTARERARAALTADIVTAARAQLADTGAAGLSLRAVARELGMVSSAIHRYFPTKDDLLTALIIDGYNAVGQAVEDADAACERTDYFGRWRAVCRAVRTWALEHPQEYALLYGSPVPGYEAPMDTVPAAVRDTAVFGTIVSEADKAGALAPTGPELKPPASFAADAQQVREVIPDVSDATIARAVSAWTGLYGWVNFELFGQFNNVLEDRDVAFDLQIDCLAGILGLSASD; translated from the coding sequence ATGGCAGCCATACCCACGGCTCGCGAACGCGCCCGAGCCGCACTGACCGCGGACATCGTCACCGCGGCCCGCGCCCAGCTGGCCGACACCGGGGCCGCCGGACTGTCGTTGCGGGCGGTCGCCCGCGAACTCGGCATGGTCTCCTCGGCGATCCACCGGTACTTCCCGACGAAGGACGATCTGCTCACCGCGCTGATCATCGACGGCTACAACGCCGTCGGCCAGGCGGTCGAGGACGCCGACGCCGCGTGTGAACGCACCGACTACTTCGGACGCTGGCGGGCGGTGTGCCGCGCGGTGCGGACCTGGGCGCTGGAACACCCGCAGGAGTACGCGCTGCTGTACGGTTCCCCGGTTCCCGGCTACGAGGCCCCCATGGACACCGTCCCCGCCGCCGTGCGCGACACCGCCGTGTTCGGGACGATAGTGTCCGAAGCGGACAAAGCCGGGGCGCTGGCCCCGACGGGCCCGGAGCTGAAACCGCCCGCGTCCTTCGCCGCCGACGCTCAGCAGGTCCGGGAGGTCATCCCCGACGTGTCCGACGCGACGATCGCCCGCGCCGTCTCGGCGTGGACCGGCCTGTACGGCTGGGTCAACTTCGAGCTCTTCGGACAGTTCAACAACGTCCTCGAAGACCGCGACGTGGCCTTCGATCTCCAGATCGACTGCCTGGCGGGGATTCTGGGACTGTCCGCGAGCGACTGA
- a CDS encoding carbohydrate-binding protein, translating into MNLRRTLAALGAGALTVTAVVGASPSAWADSAPSHEDARASLVGKVDGGILSAMRAEFGLTTSEVYDRLASESVAAEVEDRAQKAFGGYYAGTWLADDATRLVVAVTDDAYVSEVDRLGAEAKVVKDSLADLNTAHIALDRLSHGKDVPDTVHGWYSDVKANTEVVVADSRAAGRDFARAAGLSASDVTVKVSRQQPQPFADIVGGSAYNINGSSRCSVGFSATHPSYGDGFLTAGHCGRTGASITGGTGQGGSFRYSQFPGTDYAWVEAGSGWTVAPRVNGSSAQVANGTEAAVGASVCRSGSTTGWHCGTISAKNQSVSYPQGTVSGMTRTTVCAEPGDSGGSYISGGSAQGMTSGGSGNCSSGGTTFFEPLTRAIANTGTTLTTTDGGPGDPGETTWKANTSYQVGAQVVYNGVSYRCRIAHTSYPGWEPPNTPALWERIG; encoded by the coding sequence GTGAACCTCCGCAGAACCCTCGCCGCGCTCGGCGCCGGGGCCCTGACCGTCACCGCGGTCGTGGGCGCCTCGCCGTCGGCATGGGCGGATTCGGCCCCCAGCCACGAGGACGCCCGCGCCTCGCTGGTCGGCAAAGTGGACGGCGGCATCCTGTCCGCCATGCGCGCCGAGTTCGGCCTGACCACGTCCGAAGTGTACGACCGGCTGGCGTCGGAGTCCGTCGCCGCCGAGGTCGAGGACCGCGCCCAGAAGGCGTTCGGCGGCTACTACGCCGGAACCTGGCTGGCCGACGACGCCACCAGACTGGTCGTGGCCGTCACCGACGACGCCTACGTGTCCGAAGTCGACCGGCTGGGCGCCGAAGCCAAGGTGGTCAAGGATTCGCTGGCCGACCTCAACACCGCCCACATCGCCCTCGACCGGCTGTCGCACGGTAAGGACGTGCCCGACACCGTGCACGGCTGGTACTCCGACGTGAAGGCCAACACCGAGGTCGTGGTCGCCGACAGCCGGGCCGCCGGTCGCGACTTCGCGCGTGCCGCGGGGCTGTCCGCCTCCGACGTCACCGTCAAGGTCAGCCGCCAGCAGCCCCAGCCGTTCGCCGACATCGTCGGCGGCAGCGCCTACAACATCAACGGTTCCTCGCGCTGCTCGGTCGGCTTCTCGGCAACCCACCCCAGCTACGGCGACGGCTTCCTGACCGCCGGACACTGTGGACGCACTGGCGCCTCGATCACCGGCGGCACCGGGCAGGGCGGCTCGTTCCGCTATTCGCAGTTCCCCGGCACCGACTACGCGTGGGTCGAGGCCGGTTCCGGCTGGACCGTGGCCCCGCGCGTGAACGGCAGCTCGGCGCAGGTCGCCAACGGCACCGAGGCCGCCGTGGGCGCGTCGGTGTGCCGCTCCGGTTCCACCACCGGATGGCACTGTGGAACGATCAGCGCCAAGAACCAGTCGGTCAGCTATCCGCAGGGGACGGTGTCCGGCATGACCCGCACCACGGTGTGCGCCGAACCCGGTGACTCCGGCGGCTCGTACATCTCCGGCGGCAGTGCCCAGGGCATGACCTCCGGCGGCTCCGGCAACTGCAGCTCCGGCGGCACGACCTTCTTCGAGCCGCTGACCCGCGCGATCGCCAACACCGGCACCACTCTGACCACCACCGACGGTGGCCCGGGTGATCCGGGCGAGACCACCTGGAAGGCCAACACGAGCTACCAGGTCGGCGCCCAGGTCGTCTACAATGGCGTCAGTTACCGGTGCCGGATCGCCCACACCTCCTACCCCGGCTGGGAACCGCCCAACACCCCGGCCCTGTGGGAACGCATCGGTTAA
- a CDS encoding DinB family protein: protein MTRHLTFDPAAPVSRPDVDDSPVTGLVPDSVRYVLERAETWLGWDGTAVLSDGNAWTPHKALRRVGDHLIDHLAEIECRLAGMPTIPDRWHGRKLTLDGDWARFTEADLDEATSRLGRLAVWYEARMSALDDNTLDHRPDPDTWTIREVVHHVANVRYYADQLDEPA from the coding sequence ATGACCAGACACCTGACTTTCGACCCCGCCGCGCCGGTCTCCCGCCCGGACGTGGACGACTCCCCGGTGACCGGGCTGGTCCCGGATTCGGTGCGGTACGTGCTGGAGCGCGCCGAGACCTGGCTGGGCTGGGACGGCACGGCGGTGCTGTCGGACGGCAACGCGTGGACGCCGCACAAGGCGCTGCGCCGCGTCGGCGACCACCTGATCGACCATCTGGCGGAGATCGAATGCCGGCTGGCGGGGATGCCGACGATCCCGGATCGCTGGCACGGCCGCAAACTCACCCTCGACGGCGACTGGGCCCGGTTCACCGAGGCCGACCTCGACGAGGCCACGAGTCGGCTGGGCCGACTGGCGGTCTGGTACGAGGCGCGGATGTCCGCACTGGACGACAACACGCTGGACCACCGTCCCGACCCGGACACCTGGACGATCCGCGAGGTGGTCCACCACGTCGCCAACGTCCGCTACTACGCCGACCAGCTCGACGAACCGGCCTGA
- a CDS encoding serine hydrolase domain-containing protein gives MRMPRRRYQIGALLGITGLAVAIVTANAVADPTKTDGQAQADAIRDAAKSTGTVVVVDDGESVKHYGSGTTTFGKDDVPDADDQFRVASNTKMFVSTVLLQLAEEDKLDLDAPIGDYLPGLVKGEGIDETKITVRHLLQHTSGLADNLTADVIADPRLQWNPPTPEDMVKLGLRHGSKSEPGAKFSYSNTGYTILGILIEKLTGQRVGEAIDERIVKPLDLKETSYAYAGDKEMKGPHFRGYLGVPPALFEVSGHEPGIWAAAGALVSSGSDLTTFLDALLNGDLLTDPSLEQMKESFPDAHYGLGLQEAELPCGAAWGHTGHVIGYVSYSFTTGDGRSIFIGVNTSSTGLTNPAEEMSKALTSALCGEDTPPSDSVTKMISDDLDEAASQAEAVSDKKSKIYDKN, from the coding sequence ATGCGAATGCCCCGTAGGCGCTACCAGATCGGCGCTCTACTAGGAATCACCGGCCTGGCGGTCGCGATCGTCACCGCTAACGCGGTCGCGGACCCCACCAAGACCGACGGCCAAGCGCAGGCCGACGCCATCCGCGACGCCGCCAAATCGACCGGCACCGTCGTCGTCGTCGACGACGGCGAATCGGTGAAGCACTACGGCAGCGGCACCACCACCTTCGGCAAGGACGACGTCCCCGACGCCGACGACCAGTTCCGGGTCGCCAGCAACACCAAGATGTTCGTCTCCACCGTCCTACTGCAACTGGCCGAAGAGGACAAGCTCGACCTCGACGCCCCCATCGGCGACTACCTTCCCGGTCTGGTCAAGGGCGAAGGCATCGACGAAACCAAAATCACCGTCCGCCATCTGCTGCAACACACCAGCGGTCTGGCCGACAACCTCACGGCCGACGTCATCGCCGACCCCCGTCTCCAGTGGAACCCACCCACCCCCGAGGACATGGTCAAGCTCGGCCTGCGTCACGGTTCCAAATCCGAACCGGGCGCCAAGTTCAGCTACTCCAACACGGGCTACACGATCCTGGGCATCCTCATCGAAAAGCTCACCGGCCAGCGCGTCGGCGAAGCGATCGACGAACGCATCGTCAAACCCCTGGACCTCAAGGAAACCAGCTACGCCTACGCGGGCGACAAGGAAATGAAAGGCCCCCACTTCCGGGGCTACCTGGGCGTCCCACCCGCCCTCTTCGAGGTCTCCGGCCACGAACCCGGCATCTGGGCCGCCGCTGGCGCGCTGGTCTCGTCCGGCTCCGACCTCACCACCTTCCTTGACGCCCTCCTCAACGGCGACCTCCTCACCGACCCCAGCCTCGAACAAATGAAGGAGTCCTTCCCCGACGCCCACTACGGCCTCGGCCTCCAGGAAGCCGAACTCCCCTGCGGCGCCGCCTGGGGCCACACGGGCCACGTCATCGGCTACGTCAGCTACTCCTTCACCACCGGCGACGGCCGCTCCATCTTCATCGGCGTCAACACCAGCTCCACCGGTCTGACCAACCCGGCCGAAGAGATGTCCAAGGCCCTCACCTCCGCCCTGTGCGGCGAGGACACACCACCCAGTGACTCCGTCACCAAGATGATCTCCGACGACCTCGACGAAGCCGCCTCCCAAGCGGAAGCGGTCAGCGACAAAAAGTCCAAGATCTACGACAAGAACTAA